The following proteins come from a genomic window of Candidatus Methylomirabilota bacterium:
- a CDS encoding molybdenum cofactor biosynthesis protein B, producing MSGADRVPLEHKATAPRSIGCFVLTISDSKTEATDTSGRLIRELLTGAGHTVVGHAIVRDEPTQVTGLIRKGCADAAVEAFVLTGGTGVTSRDSTYEAVEVLLDKRLTGFGELFRMLSYQEIGAAAMMSRAQGGVVQGRALFSLPGSPNACRLALEKLILPELGHVLREVRR from the coding sequence GTGAGCGGGGCCGACCGCGTCCCGCTGGAGCACAAGGCCACCGCCCCGCGGTCCATCGGCTGCTTCGTGCTCACCATCTCCGACTCGAAGACCGAGGCGACCGACACCAGCGGCCGGCTCATCCGCGAGCTGCTCACCGGCGCCGGGCACACCGTCGTCGGCCACGCGATCGTGCGCGACGAGCCGACCCAGGTCACCGGGCTGATCCGGAAGGGCTGCGCGGATGCCGCCGTCGAGGCCTTCGTCCTCACCGGCGGCACCGGCGTGACCTCGCGGGACTCGACCTACGAGGCGGTGGAGGTGCTGCTCGACAAGCGGCTCACCGGCTTCGGCGAGCTGTTTCGCATGCTCTCCTACCAGGAGATCGGCGCCGCCGCCATGATGTCGCGAGCCCAGGGCGGGGTGGTGCAGGGGCGCGCGCTCTTCTCGCTGCCGGGCTCACCGAACGCCTGCCGGCTGGCGCTGGAGAAGCTGATCCTCCCCGAGCTGGGCCACGTGCTCCGCGAGGTCCGCCGATAG
- a CDS encoding trypsin-like peptidase domain-containing protein: protein MRLPALPVALALALVVIQGAMPLAQAAEPLWKESQGATPPADIARLNDFMHDLSERMKPSLVQVRVRRVAEPPEGDQPPNAPAPPDERRSSGSGFVIREDGYLVTNAHVVADAERIQVRLTDGRRFDARLIGLDERVDLALLKIDATGLPVAPLGDSNRTRVGEFVLALGHPFGLEQTVSFGIVSRKGSPIQVAAPGFEFIQTDAAVNPGNSGGPLVNMAGEVVGVNSMAAVNGSIGFAIPVNLVKALLPQLAEKGKVEWGWLGVTIAEVPDEEAARFGLKEPKGVLIRQVAAGQPADQGGIKANDVVVSVDGASVEGPRDLQRIISSTPVGKVVKISLMREGKETEVAVTVGAYQTPPMPRVPRRMVPAPRPPAPQQPR from the coding sequence ATGCGTCTTCCGGCTCTCCCCGTCGCGCTGGCCCTCGCGCTCGTCGTGATCCAGGGGGCCATGCCACTGGCCCAGGCGGCCGAGCCGCTGTGGAAGGAGAGTCAGGGCGCCACCCCGCCGGCCGACATCGCGCGGCTGAACGACTTCATGCACGACCTGTCCGAGCGGATGAAGCCGTCGCTCGTGCAGGTGCGCGTGCGGCGGGTGGCCGAGCCGCCCGAGGGGGACCAGCCGCCGAACGCGCCCGCGCCGCCCGACGAGCGGCGCAGCTCGGGCTCGGGCTTCGTCATCCGCGAGGACGGCTACCTGGTGACGAACGCCCACGTGGTGGCCGACGCCGAGCGCATCCAGGTGCGGCTGACCGACGGCCGGCGCTTCGACGCCAGGCTGATCGGCCTCGACGAGCGGGTGGACCTGGCGCTGCTGAAGATCGACGCGACGGGCCTGCCGGTGGCGCCCCTGGGCGACTCGAACCGCACGCGCGTGGGTGAGTTCGTGCTGGCCCTCGGCCATCCGTTCGGACTCGAGCAGACCGTGTCGTTCGGCATCGTCAGCCGCAAGGGCTCGCCCATCCAGGTGGCCGCGCCCGGCTTCGAGTTCATCCAGACCGACGCCGCGGTGAATCCCGGCAACTCGGGCGGCCCGCTCGTGAACATGGCGGGCGAGGTGGTGGGCGTCAACAGCATGGCCGCGGTCAACGGCTCGATCGGCTTCGCGATCCCCGTGAACCTGGTGAAGGCCCTGCTGCCCCAGCTGGCCGAGAAGGGCAAGGTCGAATGGGGCTGGCTCGGCGTGACCATCGCCGAGGTGCCGGACGAGGAAGCCGCGAGGTTCGGGCTCAAGGAGCCCAAGGGCGTGCTGATCCGCCAGGTCGCGGCCGGCCAGCCCGCCGATCAGGGCGGCATCAAGGCCAACGACGTCGTGGTGTCCGTGGACGGCGCCTCGGTCGAGGGCCCGCGCGATCTCCAGCGCATCATCTCCAGCACCCCGGTGGGCAAGGTCGTCAAGATCTCGCTCATGCGCGAGGGCAAGGAGACCGAGGTCGCGGTCACCGTCGGCGCCTACCAGACGCCGCCGATGCCGCGCGTGCCACGCCGCATGGTGCCGGCCCCCCGGCCGCCCGCGCCCCAGCAGCCGCGCTAG
- a CDS encoding Rieske 2Fe-2S domain-containing protein yields the protein MRVKAMPVAAVTSGKGVLASVDGRDVAVFRRGEELLAIGNDCPHQGGSLCDGWVEGDIVVCPLHGWEFDMRTGACMTVPGESVPRYIATVEDRTVYLEEAER from the coding sequence GCGTGAAGGCGATGCCGGTGGCGGCGGTGACGTCCGGCAAGGGCGTGCTGGCGAGCGTGGACGGCCGGGACGTGGCCGTCTTCCGCCGGGGCGAGGAGCTCCTCGCCATCGGCAACGACTGCCCGCATCAAGGCGGCAGCCTCTGCGACGGCTGGGTGGAAGGCGACATCGTGGTGTGCCCGCTCCACGGCTGGGAGTTCGACATGCGCACCGGCGCCTGCATGACCGTGCCGGGGGAGAGCGTGCCGCGGTACATCGCGACCGTCGAGGACCGGACCGTCTATCTGGAAGAGGCCGAGCGGTGA